A single Triticum dicoccoides isolate Atlit2015 ecotype Zavitan chromosome 2A, WEW_v2.0, whole genome shotgun sequence DNA region contains:
- the LOC119352682 gene encoding TOM1-like protein 1 — MGDHNLMEKVTALSEQLKITGTEVGKKMTAGMSSMSFKMRELFLGQTPADKVVEDATSESLEGPDWAMNLEICDLINAGKVNSVDLVRGVKKRLVLKDARVQFLTLSLLETVTKNCEKVFSEVAAERVLDEMVRLVDDPLTVVNNRNKALMLIEAWGESGEELRYLPVYEETYKSLKSRGVRFPGRDNESLAPIFTPPRSVAEAEAGANFTQQTFEDVHMHIYTAEETKEAFDVARNSIELLSTVLSSSPQQDALQDDLTNTLVQQCYQSQHTIQRFVETAGDNEAMLFEALTVNDEIQKVLSRYEEMKKPVAPAHAEQEPLAIPIAAEAEHEDATAVGSEEALVRKPAGARAKPDGDDGMLDDLDEMIFGKKGGDSSSSQEDADGAQKQDTKKDDLINL, encoded by the exons ATGGGCGACCATAACCTGATGGAGAAGGTGACGGCGCTGAGCGAGCAGCTGAAGATCACCGGGACGGAGGTCGGCAAGAAGATGACGGCCGGCATGAGCTCCATGAGCTTCAAGATGAGGGAGCTCTTCCTGGGGCAGACTCCGGCCGACAAGGTCGTCGAGGACGCCACCTCCGAGAGCCTGGAGGGGCCCGACTGGGCCATGAACCTGGAGATCTGCGACCTCATCAACGCCGGGAAGGTGAACAGCGTGGATCTGGTCCGCGGGGTCAAGAAGCGGCTCGTGCTCAAGGATGCGAGGGTTCAGTTCCTCACCCTGTCCCTTCTCGAGACCGTCACCAAGAACTGCGAGAAGGTGTTCTCCGAGGTCGCCGCCGAGAGGGTTCTTGATGAGATGGTCAGGCTGGTGGATGATCCACTGACCGTGGTGAATAACAGGAACAAGGCACTTATGCTGATTGAGGCTTGGGGAGAGTCCGGCGAGGAGCTCCGCTACCTGCCGGTCTATGAGGAGACATACAAG AGCCTGAAATCAAGAGGAGTGCGGTTTCCTGGACGCGACAATGAGAGCTTGGCCCCCATATTTACTCCACCACGCTCAGTTGCTGAAGCTGAAGCTGGTGCAAACTTTACCCAACAGACCTTTGAAGATGTGCATATGCATATATATACTGCCGAAGAAACAAAGGAAGCTTTTGATGTTGCGCGTAACAGCATAGAGCTTCTTTCAACTGTTCTTTCTTCTTCCCCTCAGCAGGATGCTTTGCAG GATGACTTGACGAACACCCTTGTGCAACAATGCTACCAATCCCAACACaccatccagagattcgtcgagacGGCCGGGGACAACGAGGCCATGCTCTTCGAGGCCCTGACCGTGAACGACGAGATCCAGAAGGTGCTATCCAGATACGAAGAGATGAAGAAACCCGTGGCACCAGCGCACGCGGAGCAAGAGCCGTTGGCCATACCGATCGCCGCAGAAGCGGAACACGAGGATGCCACCGCCGTCGGCAGCGAAGAGGCCCTGGTCAGAAAACCGGCCGGTGCTCGAGCAAAGCCGGATGGAGACGACGGTATGCTCGATGACCTCGACGAGATGATATTCGGCAAGAAGGGAGGGGacagcagctcctcccaggaggatgCGGATGGGGCCCAAAAGCAGGACACGAAGAAAGATGACCTGATTAACCTCTGA
- the LOC119358563 gene encoding probable WRKY transcription factor 75: MENYPILFGTQPSSSTSNSYHFMAGASSHDHLHHHGQAAGNNTGGGGGLGQGLFSGSKQEDPSESKDGGDDRAGSSSQGGGEADVVVGKKKGEKRERRPRFAFQTRSQVDILDDGYRWRKYGQKAVKNNNFPRSYYRCTHQGCNVKKQVQRLSRDEGVVVTTYEGTHTHPIEKSNDNFEHILTQMQVYSGINNVSQTFGNQHMFQ; encoded by the exons ATGGAGAATTATCCCATTCTGTTTGGGACGCAGCCCTCTTCTTCCACGTCCAATTCATACCACTTCATGGCAGGAGCGAGCAGCCATGACCATCTACATCACCATGGTCAAGCAGCTGGCAATaacaccggcggcggcggcggcttgggccaaGGCCTCTTCTCGGGGTCCAAGCAGGAGGATCCCTCCGAATCAAAGGATGGTGGCGATGATCGTGCAGGAAGTAGCTCacagggcggcggcgaggcggacgTGGTCGTCGGGAAGAAGAAAGGCGAGAAGAGGGAGCGGCGGCCGCGGTTCGCGTTCCAGACGCGCAGCCAGGTCGACATCCTCGACGACGGCTACCGGTGGAGGAAGTACGGGCAGAAggccgtcaagaacaacaacttccCCAG GAGCTACTACCGATGCACGCACCAAGGATGCAACGTGAAGAAGCAGGTGCAGCGGCTATCGCGGGACGAAGGTGTGGTGGTAACGACATATGAAGGCACCCACACGCACCCAATTGAGAAGTCTAATGACAACTTTGAGCACATACTCACCCAGATGCAGGTCTACTCAGGCATTAACAACGTCTCCCAAACCTTTGGCAACCAACACATGTTTCAATGA